CATGCGGATCCACAGCCACCCTGCCACCACAGTCCCTCCTACGCTGGGGCTCGAGCAGCTGCTCACACTCACCGTACGTGATGAGTTTGCCCATCGGCTTCAACAGGTTAAATGCTTTGGAGGTATCGGATCCTCCCAGGGGGTCCAGGACAATGTCAACACCTGGAGGGAATTTAAAGTAACTAAAAGTTTCTTTCCACTTGAAAGAAATGCAGGACAGTTATAGTCCCCCACCACACAGTACCTTTGGGAGAGATTTTCCGGACCTCCTCTGCATAGTCCATTGTTCTGTAGTCAATGGGGTGATTGACTCCGCTCTCCTTGAGTGACTCGTGCTTGGAGGCAGATGCTGTGCCAAAAATGGTGACATTTTCTACAGTCTTGCACAGCTGGATGGCAGCAGTTCCCACACCACCTGAAAACCAGCAGTgagaaagacttagaagcaaACAGCCCCAGCAGTCAGAAAAGCCTCTGGACAGGCAAATCACCCCTCTCTGTACCCATCACAGAGCCAGGAGGGTACAGAATAAAGGTTTTGTTGGGGCAGGCTGAcacctgggacacgctgggggagACCGaccccagctgctgggaaacGGGTTCAGCATTTGCCAGCGCCTGGATCAGCGTGAAGGCACCTGGCAGGTGACACTCTCCCAGTCCAGCCCCGCTCCGATCGCTCCCCCACCCATGTCACCCACTCAGAAGCTGCACGTTGAGACCAAGAGTCTTGGCACAGGCTGGGAAGAACTATTTACCTGCAGCCATGTGGATGAGGACGCTCTGGTTGGGTCTCAGGTTCCCAAAGTCAAACAGGATCATGTAGGCAGTGATGTAGTTGACAAGAAGAGCAGCCGCTTCCTCAAAGCTCATCCCCTCAGGCATCAGGAAAGTCTGACTGGCCGTCACGTTCACGACTTCTTGCCAGAGCCCTGATCTAGCCAGGACCATCACCTTATCACCAACCTAAAACCAAACAGAGGACAAGGCTGTCTGAAACAAGCCCCAGGTTAGCAGAAGTCATCACACCCATGCCCTCCGTAGGCCAGAGTGGGTACATATGGCCATTCTCTGTGCAGAGGGTCCGCAGGGACTCAGCGCCCCTGGGCTTGGGCAGGAGCCACAGCCTGTGCTCCGCTTGTGGGGCAAACCGCCCCACAGCACCTCTCCCCACAGACCTGGACACACACCAGGAGCCTTAGAGGAACCATGGACGCCCCAGGCTCCAGCTCTCACCCAGTGTGCTAACCCACTGCCAGCTGCCCCCCCAAGAGGGATGGGGCCCctgtcctgccctccctgcccaagCTGGGAGCAGGAGTCTGAACACCACGAAATAttactgctccccccccccccccccccggcaagcATCATTCTGCCAACATGCAGGAGGCTCGGGGCAATGCTTAACAGGATCAGCCCTGGAAAAAGCATGTCCAGCCTGAGGAAAACCTCCCAAGTCTAAGCCTCAGACCTGAAGCGTGAGGCATCCCCCAAAATCTGTTCTTATCCCACTGGGCGAGGAACATCTGCTCTCTTTGTAATGGGAGGGAGAGAGCAAAACACCAAGCAGTCGTACCAGCGAGCAGAGCcaaggcagggaggagaaaggcTCCTCGGAGTGTGGGTTTGGCATTTACACTTGAATAAACCAAGATGTTTTCCTGGAGGGGAGGGAATCATCTTTgacactgttgctttttttgaGACACTTTGTTTTTCTAGTTGTGCACCCAGGAATCATCTTAAAGCCCCAAAATTGCAACAGCCATAAGACCCAAAGGTCTGGGACACACAAAGCCAACTCTGTCCTCCCGAGTTGGCAGAAATGCAGCAGCCAAAGGCTCGCGGCCCACAAACCCAGCACCAGGAGCATCCCACCTGCTGGTGCCCACCCCTTGCCACCCTCAGAGGGCTCTGGACAGCTCTGCAGCGGCTGGAGCCATTTCCTTTCATGTTCGTGCAGTTTAAGAGCTCGGTCACAAACGTGTCCAGAAACAGCTCAGTCACGCTTTGGGCCAACATCCCACCAGCTCTCGTTGCTGACACAAAAACGTTGTACACGCAGATACACCTGCCGGTCCCCGAGGAACACGATGGCATCCAGCTTGTCCCCACGACCACAGAGCCCGACAACCCCGGCCCTTAGTGCGGGCAGGCGGCGAGGGCAGCCGGGCCCCGGGAGGCtaggcgggacgggacgggcggggacgggcagggaCAGGGACGTGCAGGGACGTCCTGCCCACGCAGCCCAGCGGCCCCTTTGTCCGGGGGCTTTGTCCGCCGCCGCGGGGCTTCCGCGGGCGGGACCGCGACGGGCGCTCCCTGGACAGGGAgcggggctccgccgcccgccccgacGGGGACCCCGGCCGAGGGACGGTCACCCgagcgccgccgcctcccgcggtGGAGCGGCCGTGCCGGGGGTGCCGGCATCGGGCCCTCTGGGCGTGGGGGAACGACACGGGGGACGGGGCTCGGAGCCCGGCGGGGACGGGCGGGGCCCCCGcagtgcggcggggccgggccgcccctcACCTGTCGGTCGCTGACGCCGTCGCCGACGGCGCGGACGGTGCCGGCGCACTCCATGCCGGGGCagacgggcggcggcggcagccggtCGTACAGCCCCTGCCGCGCCATCAGGTCGGCGAAGTTGAGGCCGCAGGCGCGGACCCGCACCGAGACCTCACCGGGCCGGGGGCCGGCGCCGCGCCGCGCCTGCACCTTCACCTTCTCGTAGCCGCCGAAGCCCGTCAGCACCAGCGCCCGGTGCtcggccgcctccccgccgcccgccgggggCTCGGGGGCCTGCtcgaggggggcggcggcggcggccggggcgggctCGGCGGACATGGCggagcggcgggagcggcggcggcggctgcgggcgcggggcggcggcgggcggggaaaagccggggcgcggggcgcggccgggggcgggacggggcgggcggggccagagcggagcggcgggggggggcgcgccTTCCCCGGGCGCctccccctcccggccccgctcccggctcgACGGCGGCCGCCCCCCCGCAGCCCGGTGTCCCGGCGGAGGCCCTGCACCgctcccccccgccgctgcccctccCGTTGTCGGTTCCCTGGCGGGTCTGAAGCTGATGCCGGGGGAGAGGAGCGGGGGGGATTTGCTCGTCCGGCCTCCGCCGGGCCGCCGCAGCAGCCTGGGCGTTAATTACTGCGTTAATTACTCAAGCTCCCGTAGGCCGCAGCCCTTGTCCTCTGCGCTGCGGCTGCAGCTTTGCGGAGCCTGCCCCCCCGGCCGCGCTGTCCTGCGCATCTTCCCCCACaccaccttctctttctttttttttttttggttttgcttaataTTTCCTCTCAAGCAAAAAAACTGCTTGCATCTTCTCTGGAGACACGTTTGAAATGGCTGTTTGGCTGGAGTGTCATCTCGCTGAGTTACTTCTACAATTTATTGTAACTGATGTCACTTGCTGGGAGGTTTAATAAACATCTGTCCGCTCGTAGCCCTGAAATGGCTGCGTGCGGCAGAGATGAGGCAGGGACTGGCTCGCAGACAAGAGGGAGGAGTAGAGCTCTAGTCCTGTAACTAAAGACAGATAAATAAGGCAGGGTGCGGAGACAGATCAGTGCATCCAGCCTCTCTTCCTGCTCGCGAAGCATCCGCCAGCAGACAGCAGCCCCCGCCCTGGCTGGGATCGGTGCTGGGATCTGTGTCGGGTATCACACTTGCCATCAAGACTGCTGATTCAGTGCAGGTTTGCGTGTGAGGAGCGCAGTCAGATCCACGCCTTGTTTGTCCGCTGCTTGGTGATCACCTCCTCTTCCCTAACAGCCCCCAGCCATTGCAGAGTGACCACTAAGTCAAAGAGcccctgaaaaagaaaacatccaccccaaaaaagaaagcaaagaccaCCTGCAGGGTAATCAGAACATGTACTGGGGAAGTTTCTGTGTCACTCCAGTGCTCCAGAACTCCCAATCCAAGCAAAACCCGGCATGATGCCCGCTCTGGGCAGGGcactcccagcactgctggcagcGTTTTATGTAAGGCTCTGGCCAGCCTGCAGATTAGCCAGCCCCCGTGTTTCCAGGGGCTTTGTTTGCGACAGCAGCCCTGCTCGTCACACGAATGCAGTCTGCTGACCGAGGCCGGCAGGAGCTCTGCATGAATGTGGCCTTGTCCTGTGGAGCCACGCTCCAGGCTGGCCCTGGAGCTGTGcgagccaggctggggctgctcaggaAGCGGAGCACAAAGGCAGGAAAGCAGCCAGGAGGGCAGGGGCCTGGGGCCGGCTGCATGTCGTCTGGCTCCGCCGGGTGGCAGATTTATGGGTGTCTGGGTGGCTGCAGTGGGAGCGCAGAGGAGGGTCACGTTCAGCTGCATGACAGGACCACAGCCCAGCTCCGACAGTTGCTTTACACCCTTGTTTGCTGTTGCCCAGCTCTGAGAAATACAGACGTGCCTTCCTGCTCTCTGGGCATCTCCCACGCCCCAAATTAGGAAGAAGCAGTCAAAGCACAACCCTCTGTCTCTTACTGCTCTTCCTACGACCTTTCATAGCATTTGCCCTATCAGTGAATTATTTTCACAGTTGTGAAAATAACAGCTCTTGTGGTGGATGAAAGGTGCTGGTTGGGAGGGAGCCCCTACGGACCCCTGAGATAAGGGGATGACTCCCAAAGGCTCAGAGAGTGGCAGACGAAGGCAGAGGGTTTGTGAGTCAGACTCCTCTTCTGCTAGACCGCTCCAGCTGTAGGCAGCTCCAAAGAGGAttagtttggggtatttttgcacAGTGGCAGGTCTGTTTGATTGGGCAGGCGGCTCTTGCTGCCTTTGTCTCTTTTGTGCTCCTGAGTCAATCTTTCGCTATCAGCTCAGTTTAGTAACATTTCCCTTGTAAGTCTCATGTTAGCCAGTTCAGTTTGTGTTCTGCTGTGGTAGTTTTCTCACTGTATTTAAGCTGCAGATTTGAGAGGGATAGTTTTGTCTGGTCACTGCCCTGTGGGGGTGTCGGTGGGGGGACGTGCTGCCGCTGTGGGAGCTGTCAGGGAGGTGCCGGTGTCAGTGCTGGGGCCGGGCACTCGCTGCTGCACACTCTGAGCTGCGGATCAGCGACCCCCAGCACAGCACGGCACTGGCCACTGCTCCCCAGGATGGGCCGCTGCCATGGACTACCAAGGGGAACCATCGGCCAGAGAAAACAGCAAGTTTTCCCAGTGGAATTGGTGCTCACTCCTCTGGCCCGTTTTTTCAGCCAGCTCTCCAGATGTGGGCTTTCATTGCGCAGGGGCACGCAGCCGAGGTGCTGGGGCCATCTGAACGGACCGGGTTTGTGATTTACAGCCAGAAGTAGGCACAGGCCACTGAGGGAACTCTTCTCACTATCTCTCCCCTAGGGCTCAGCCCCGTGCCTCCCCCTGAgatccctccctgcttccccagcccctggcagggccGAGGACGTGCCAGCCTGCCCTGCCCGGCTCCTTGTTCCACCTCCCTTTATTTTCACACAGGGCTCTAGCggtccctctcctctgctctcaaGGACACCGGAAAAATGAACAGGCAGGAGATAAAGCCTGGCAGCATTTGCCAGTCAGCAGCCTGTGGGAGCTCGGCCTTGGCCCCCAGGCTCACTTAGGATAGACCTTGGGAGCCCACAAAAGCCTTCCCTCACCAGGGAGGCTGCTGAGACCCCACTGGGGTCTGGAGGATGGCTGCCCACTGGCTGGCTGCCTGCCATGGCACCTCTCCACACCTGGATGCAGGCAAAGTGCTCGGAGATGAGGTTTCCCACTCCTGCGCAGGTCCTGAGCTGGTGCTGccatctccctgctctgccctgctggTGCTGCCCACGCTGCCTGGGACCACCCGCTCCagtccccagcccagcacagggggTGGCTCTGGAAGGATCTGTGGGGCTGTGGTCAGACCCCACGGGCTGCCGGGGCCCACAGTGAAGTTTTCAGGGCTGTATGTCTGAGCATCCTGGATCTACAGCAAGTGTCGACCTCGATCCATCTATCTGGGTTTGTCGGGAAGTCAAGGGAAAGATTCCTCCTGCCTCTGTTCTGCCTTTTCCTCACCGGCATCTGCAGAGCGTTGGGATGCACACAGAGGCAGACACAGACGAGATCTCCCAGCTGCATCACACGTACCAGGAATGCTGTGCCTCCTGGGTGACACCGTGCCTGTATCACAGTAAATTACATTTAGATTTGACAGGTAGAGCAGTGGGTGGAAGAGATCTGACACAACCCCGCAGACGTACCTGCCACTCACAGCCACAGTTCCCCGCGTTGCTGTTTTGATCACAGAGACAATGGAGATGATTGTCAAGTGGTAACTGATGCTCAGTGAGTGTCAGCTCACTCTTGGTGGTGACAGCAGACTGGAGAAATCCTACCAGCGCTGACTATCATTCCCACAACGAACACCGCCGGGTTGGGGCTGCCCCAGCACCGTTCCCCGCACAACCCCAAACAGCGGAGCCTGGGGAAGCACAGCACAAATGCGCAGCGCAGCTGCTGCCGGGCCGGTTTCCAAGTGTGCACAGAAGAGCATCCCACCAGGTCCTCCTCAGGAGATGGGCACCTTCTGTACTGCGGTCTTCAGAGAAATCCTGTGAAATGAGAATCGTTCTCCTTAACTTCAACCTTCCACCACAGCATCAATAATTTGCTGACAATTATAGTCCCAAAATTACAGACTTGGCACATCCACATGCTGTGCACCCATTAGAAGCCGATTATTTGGTCAGCATGTCTCGCCTCGCTGAAAACACACAAACTCCCCTCAGTGTGCTCATCGTGGCTTTCAAGGGATCAGGTGACTGCAGGACACGCAGGACTGGGTCGCTCGGTGTGTGTGTTGCAGTGGGAGACGGTTTTCTCTGCGCCACTGAAATCTCTGCTGCTGGTTCCCAGCGCATCCCTGCAGTGCAGCGACAGTGCCATCTGCTCATCGCTCCCCCGGCTCAGCCTGgcaccaaagctgctctgcaagggaaaGCAGCCGCAGCACCCAAACACTTCAGGGTGCAGGAGCAGGGCCACAGAGCCCAAGACCCTCAcctgcaccccccccccggggcagccccctCCCTCAGCCCACGCAGGGACTGTCCCACAAAGGTGGTAAAGATCACTCCTACTGCTGGAGAAACCATTTCCACCGAGCACCTCTGCCAGGGAGCATCCAGCCGGGCTCGCTCCATCACCCCAATGGATGGCACTGTGTGCCAGAGCAACTGGTGCTGTGTGCCGCAGCTGCTGGCACTCTGTGCCGCAGCCGCTGGCAGCCCTGGCTTCGGGGGCGCAGTGGAAGGACGGAGTGGGTGCTGCACGGCCTCACCCAGAGCAGGGCGAGGGGAAGCCAGTGCCGCAGTGGAAGCTGCATTTCAAGTAGCTGGATCCGGCATGGGAGGGGACGTGTGTGACAAGGAGGTttccacacccaaggggacagaaTGAGAGAATCAGCcattttcctcctcccaccctgaCCCTCTTTGTGTGCCTTCGTGCCGCCAGTCCCTGCCCCTCCGCAGAGCCTCTTGCTCCCTGCAGCGGAGCCATCACCCGCAGCCAACCTGTGGAGCCCCCAGACGCGCCCCCCCCGATCTCCCAAGCTGGTGCTGGGGCTGATGAATCCTAAGTAGAAGTGTTcagagaggagggggggaaatggaGCTGCTCACCTCCAGAGGAGTGTTGTGGAGGCTCCAGCTCACTTTCCCATTACAGAGAAATCCGCAGCAGAAATGGAGGAATTGTGCCCCCTCAGCCTGTAACACACATGCTCTGACTGCAGTCTTTCCAGCAGAAGCCTTGTCAGTTGAATGCCTCCTTGCTTTAATCCCCAAGATTGCTGAGGGATGCTGCTTTCATCTGATAGCATTTATGGACTGCTATAATGAGCTTTGGCTTACTGAGATAAATTAAATTGCTCACCCAGAGGTGCAAACTTCATTAATGCCAGCAGTGAGTCAGATCAGCGTTATTCCAGCACAGAATGTAAACAGGATGGACACATGAAAGGGGatttggctgggatttttttctctttcgtTTAACCTTCCTAATTGCTGTTGATTTGTATCTTTTTGCTGTGTGTGTTCAAACTCTACTGTTTCTTCACCTCTTCGTCTTCTAGGGGGAACCATCAAATAACACACCATTCAGGGCTGAAGGATTTAACTGCCAAGTGTTAACAGTAAGCAATACTCGCTGCAGTTTTGCCTGGCAACCTTCTAGATCTTTCACGTATTTGACAAGTCCAAAAAGATACTTAAGAGTAGATCAGATGAGAAATTAAAGTGTGTCCCTTACTTCTGTCCCAGTTTAGAGGCTTACCAGTGGAAATAAGATGTTGCAGACCAAATGGCACAGAAAAGATAGGTATGAAGCTAACAATGCACCCACCATAAAAATCCAGAGAAAGTGTCACTGGACAATGTGACGGGCATGAGCTCTGCGTCCCCAGGGGTGACACTCAGGCACCTCTCAGTAGGTACATGCCTGCATCTTGCGGGGTCACAGCCATACGACAGAGTACAGGAGACTCCTCACTCCTTACATTCACCTGCTTTGTCACGTCTAAAATTCGGCTCGGAGCCTGTGACTGGCTGCAGAGACCAGACCCTGAGGCACAAGAACAGAGTGTCACAGGCTCCGGGGTTTCAGGTTGTGGGTCCTTCCGTAAAGGGTGGTTTCTCCGTGAATTTCTCTAGTACAGGTCCTGAGGATGTCTTGTAGCTTCTTTGTAACACAATAAAGTTACTTCATAACAGCAATTAAAATCCCTCAGAGCACAGACCAGCAAGAGAGGATCTAGCCACTGGAGAAGCATTTTCAGGAGCAAATGTGTGGGAGCCATCTGCTGCCTCACCAGACGTGGCGATAGTCACAGCATGTCTCTTTCTGCATCCTGCTCTGAACACTTACACCGCGGCTGGAGGTTGCCTGACATATTTTGCAAGTGTTGCCTGCCAAAAGGTGCATTGCACCAAATGGGACAGGAGGCTCAGAGTGACATTGCCCCAAGCGGCTCTGAGCAAAAGGCGCTCTCGGCTGcttcccccccgcaccccaccccCCGGGGAATCAAACGCCTCCGGCGGGTTTGCGAAGGTCCTGAATATTCACTACAGAAAGTTTCCTGCTTCAAAGGAAGCAGGGTCACAATAATATGTTGgttggcagcaaaaaaaaataattcctattgAAGAATATGGTGAAAAGCTCCCAGAAGAAATGTATTGGCCGGGGGAACAGCCCGCTCCAGGTGACACCTACGGCCACCCAGCACTCCTCTACCTGCAGTCGCAACACAATgaacttttctttcccttccttcacaTAAAAGTTGAGCGACACACGCATATAAGGCGGCCAAAAAACCCTACAGGGTTTACAAAACATGACACACTGCTGCACAAGCTCCTTTCCCTGGGGAGGGTGGAAGGAAACGAGCATGTGACAGTTACTCATCATCGCTTAAGGCAAGGCTGGGAggcacagagatgctgcagcaATGCACATCGCAAAGCTACAGAAGGAGGAATTGACTGACAGCAGTTTCCTGGCCCTTATAAtgcaggagccagagcaggcGAGGACATGAGCTACACTACCGTGGTTCCAGGACAGCCTCGTCCCCTCAGCGCACCCTGACTGGGGCTGATGTGTCCCCGACGGTGCTCGGCTGGCAGGCCCAGCAGGAAGCGAAGCAGCGCTCAGAACCGCTGGGTACCTGTGTGGCACCATGCCTTGCACCTCGTCTCTGTTCTTCGCTCATCCCAACTTCATGCACAGCACCAATATTTATGTATGAAAAATGGCTGCGACTTCAGCAAAAACAAACTGCCCCCTCAGTCCATTAATAAATCCGGTTTCACTGCCAAAACGCTTTAATTTTCACTTCTTCCGACTTGCTTTGTCTTCGGTGTTTCTATTTTTACTACATTTTGTGACAGACAGCTTTTCTATGACAAATGAAAGTTTGCCATTACAGTAAATCTTCCTCCAGGGTGGCCAGCAAAATATTAGCAGTAGAGGAGCCTTTCCTTTTTCAATAATTCTGCTAATTAAAATCACTGTCTGTAATTTATAGATGCACTGTCAGTGCTCAGGGGGAACGGAAAGCAGGAACCGCTGCCCACTTTGCAGGAGGCTGCGCCGCCAGGCCCGGGGGGGGCAGCCTGCACAAGACGGGGCTCCTGCCCCCCGCGATGTAACCTGGTCCTGGACACTGGAGATAAAGGATCCTCAAAACTCCCGTAAAATGCTGGGTGTTCCCATTTCTGCCAAATTCCTCAGGGGAACGAGTCCCGTTCCAGCAGTGCCGGGCTGGGAGGCAGGAAGGGGGCACCTCCCGTGCGGGGAACGGCAGCGGCCGCGGCCGGTTTCCTCCCCCGTCGGTCCGGAGACGGGCCCTGCCGGGGGTGGGTGCCGGGGGGCGCCAGCCGGGGGTGGGCTCTGGCCGCCCCGGGCCTCCGAGCTGAGCCCTCTCGCCGCGATGCGGTGGGAGGTGCCGGGCAGGGCCGgtggggcggcgggggcagcccctGGCGGGGCCGTGCCGGGTCCCGGTCCCGGCTCCGCTCCGGCCTCCGCGGGGCTGGCGAGGagccgcggccgccggcgggggGACGCCCCGAAGGGGCGGCAGGGCCGGCGGGGGGCGGCtcccggggccgcggccgggggcggccgTGTCGGCGCGGCCCTGCCCAGCgccggctccgctccgcgcctGGTTGGTGCCGTCGGGGCCGGGGGCGCGGCCAGGCCGGGGCCGTCCCGGTAaagcggcggcgcgggcggcgcggccccgcacCATGGAGGGGCACCTGGCGCGCTGCAAGATCGTGGTGGTGGGGGACACGCAGTGCGGCAAGACCGCGCTGCTGCACGTCTTCGCCAAGGACTGCTACCCCgaggtgcggcggcggcggcggcggcggcgggcgggcgggcggggccgggccgcgctcaCCTCtgatctccctccctccccagagctACGTGCCCACCGTCTTCGAGAACTACACGGCCAGCTTCGAGATCGACAAGCAGCGCACCGAGCTCAACATGTGGGACACCTCAGGTgggccgggggcggcgcggggggcggtggggccgCGATCGTCCCTGCGGCCGAGGGTCTCCCCCTCCCCGGAGctccggggccgggcaggggctggagcagcggccccgcagcccgccgccgcgcccgtgCTCCATCCCGCATCCCGCGGGCTCCCCGGGCGAGTACCGGCCGGTCCCGGGGTGGTTCCCAGGCACGTCCGCGCCGGTCTCCGCTCCGGCAGCCGTGCGGCCCCCCCGGGGCGGCTCCCTCCCTGCCCGAACGGCCCCCCCGGGACATCTCCATCCCTGCCCGTGTGcggccccatccctgcccggGCGGGCACAACCGGCTCCGGGGTGCGCGGCGAGGGCGGGGAGGAACGGGGAAGCGGCAAAGGAGCAGGTTGGGAACGAAGACCTCACCTTGGGGAGGAATGCGCTGTGGGAATGCGCTGTCCTTTCATCACTCTCTGACAGAGCATCTagggttctttggggtttttttgttgttttggttttggctcTGTGTGTCCTCAGCTGTGATTCTGCAtgaaggtgtcccagcccatcGAGACCCTTCCCATACTTAATGCTGTCTTTCTGTGAAGGTGCGAGTTGCAAGTGAAGTGCTTGATGCAGAGTTAATAAAAATATTGGCACCCAGCAAAGTTCACGTGCACCTTTTAATTTACCTCTGAGAAGCTTTTTGGACCGCAGTGCACACACGGTGCCTCTGAACGCTGTGTATGTGGTGTGCCTACATCACAGCCTTGCTGATGCTGTTTCCCCATAATTTCTGGAGTCCTTATGACAAATGAAGTCCTCTCAGTGTCCAAGAgcaataataaattaaaacatgACCTAGGACTTTCTTTGCTGTTGTACTCTCAAATTCCTTGCTATAATTTTACATCCATCAAATTACAGCTGTAGgatcagcacagctctgcagtgagTAGTGGCTTTACTGAGTCTTGGACTAGCTCTAATGTTTGAAATTCATTTACTGAGTCTTCTCTGGAGCTTCCTGACCCAGGAGAtcttgcttttgctgcttttgtttccctGAGACGAAAAGGAGCCTTTTGCTTTGCCCACACGATCTGTGCTGTGCTGTGAGCCACAGGGATGCTGGCTTGTGGGGCAGCTCTTGGTGCTGGAGCTGTGGATGGAGCGTTGGCTCTCAGCGCTTGCCTGGCAACTGGGCTTGAAGCACAGAATGGTGGCTACGGTGTGAAAGCATTGCATGGTGGATGGTGCTGGGCAGACGTGTCTATGTGAAGTCCCTCAGGCATGGTGACAGCGGAGCCATCCTGGGTGACCGGGGCCTTCCCTGTAGAGGGTCCCTGGAGCTGCTCCGAGGGGGTGAGTCCAGACCGGGGTGCACTGGGAGCAAGGGGTGGCTGACCCTGTGTGTCACTGTCGTGCTTGTCGTACACCCGCAGCGTGATCCCCCCCATGGCCGTGGGGGGCTCTGAACCAAAGGCAGCCTGTGAAAAGGGACAGGGTGGGGTATCTTTGTTGGGCACCGAATGGCTTTGCTCTGGGTGTCTGTATTTGACATGAAAAACTTCACCTTTTGAGGGTGCGGAAGCATGTTTGGTGCATTGTCTGCTTTTTAGGAATTCTCCAGAGTGTTTGGCTTTGATcttacaaatgtttaaaaaaaaaaagacatgataaATAGTCTTTAACACTGTGTATATGTATCCGATACCTGCATCTGATGCTGTCACGTGTTCATTTTTACCCTTTTCAACAAAAGATAGAAGTTTGTCTAACGTTTATCTCTAGAGCCAAGAGGAAACCTACTTTgattctttctcccttttccttatgAAAAATGTAAGACCTTTTTAACAGCTTTGTTGTAGATAGAGTTTGCTAGATAGTTTTCCAGATAAATTCCCTTCTATTACAGCTTTGATTTGAAATACACAGGAGCTAGTTCTTCAATAAACAGTCCTGCCAAGCAATATACAGTGATTTTCCCTGGTAA
The Numenius arquata chromosome 23, bNumArq3.hap1.1, whole genome shotgun sequence genome window above contains:
- the VAT1 gene encoding synaptic vesicle membrane protein VAT-1 homolog; its protein translation is MSAEPAPAAAAAPLEQAPEPPAGGGEAAEHRALVLTGFGGYEKVKVQARRGAGPRPGEVSVRVRACGLNFADLMARQGLYDRLPPPPVCPGMECAGTVRAVGDGVSDRQVGDKVMVLARSGLWQEVVNVTASQTFLMPEGMSFEEAAALLVNYITAYMILFDFGNLRPNQSVLIHMAAGGVGTAAIQLCKTVENVTIFGTASASKHESLKESGVNHPIDYRTMDYAEEVRKISPKGVDIVLDPLGGSDTSKAFNLLKPMGKLITYGVANLLTGQKKNLMAMAKTWWNQFSINALQLLHHNKAVCGYHLGYMDEEFELVGGVVAKLISLYSQGKIKPKIDSVWPFDQVADAMRQMQEKKNVGKVILVPEAPKEESKKEEN